One window from the genome of Actinoplanes teichomyceticus ATCC 31121 encodes:
- a CDS encoding TetR/AcrR family transcriptional regulator, translating into MDGRSRRRGDTRQRLYEAAVQLIAEQGFSATTVDDIALRAKVAKGTVYYNFKSKTDLFEELLRHGVGLLTDEFRTAVAGLPPREAVRALVRAQLEYIRRYQAFAQLLISEMWRTNREWQQTLILLREQAIGVIAETVQAGVDSGDLPPELDVRVASAALFGVGLVVAVDWLVFQPERPVEDVEESLLAIVRRVV; encoded by the coding sequence ATGGACGGGCGGAGCCGGCGTCGGGGGGACACCCGGCAGAGGCTGTACGAGGCCGCGGTGCAGCTGATCGCCGAGCAGGGGTTCTCGGCGACCACGGTGGACGACATCGCGCTGCGCGCCAAGGTCGCCAAGGGCACGGTCTACTACAACTTCAAGTCCAAGACCGATCTGTTCGAGGAGCTGCTCCGGCACGGGGTCGGGCTGCTCACCGACGAGTTCCGCACCGCGGTCGCCGGTCTGCCGCCGCGGGAGGCGGTGCGTGCGCTGGTCCGCGCGCAGCTGGAGTACATCCGCCGGTACCAGGCGTTCGCCCAGCTGCTGATCTCCGAGATGTGGCGGACCAACCGGGAGTGGCAGCAGACCCTGATCCTGCTCCGGGAGCAGGCGATCGGGGTGATCGCGGAGACCGTCCAGGCCGGGGTGGACTCCGGTGATCTGCCGCCGGAACTGGACGTGCGGGTGGCGTCGGCGGCGCTGTTCGGGGTGGGGCTGGTGGTGGCGGTGGACTGGCTGGTGTTCCAGCCGGAGCGGCCGGTCGAGGACGTCGAGGAGTCGCTGCTGGCGATCGTCCGCCGGGTCGTCTGA